The DNA sequence AATtggttttatatttatatttttagagcTTGATAACACTCTACAGTTCATAAAGCCCACATAGTGTGTAGCGTCTGTGTGATACTGCCACACCCATGCAGCATCTAAGCAGCGGctaaaacaactgaaaagaGTTGTTTTAAAATCCAAGGCGGTACTCTGGTAAagaaatagtttgacatttttggaaatacactaccgttcaaaagtttggggtcactaagaaatgtaataattttttaaagaaaagcagaacataacattaaatgaataggaaatacagtctagacattgttaatgtggtaaatgactattctagctggaaacggctgatttttaatggaatatctccataggggtacagaggaacatttccagcaaccatcactcctgtgttctaatgctacattgtgttagctaatggtgttgaaaggctaactgatgattagaaaactgttgtgcagttatgctagcacatgaatgaaagtgtgagttttcatggaaaacatgaaattgtctgggtgaccccaaacttttgaatggtagtgtatatttgttaacattttttttttttttttgctgagagtTAGATGAAAACGCTGACATGGGTTTCATGTATTTACATAATGTATCTAAAGTTTCCAGTCAGTTCAGTCTAGCATAATGACAATAACAAGGGGAGACAGCTAGCCTAGCTAAATGTAGCAGTTTCAAAGCTTCCTAACATggtttttatctcatttgtttaatctgtacatGAGCCCAGTTGTAAAAGTATCACTCAGTTGTAGTTGGTGACCTTTGATAGAATAGAAGCACCTGTTTAGTTTCAAACAGTCTTAGTGTCAAGTTAACCATTAGACtgctacactactgttcaaaagtttggcatcatttagaaatgtccttattttagaaagaaaagcattttttcaatgaagataaaattaaatgaatgagaaatacagtctagacattgttaatgtggtaaatgactgttctagctggaaacggctgacttttaatggaatatctccataggggtacagaggaacatttccagcaaccatcactcctgtgttctaatgctacattgtgttagctaatggtgttgaaaggccaaTTGATAATAAGAAAACCCttttgcagttatgttagcacatgaataaaagtgtgaattttcatggaaaacatgacattgcctgggtgaccccaaatttatAAATGGTAGTATATATACAGATGTGAGAACAGTGTTGATTTTCCCATCTAGCTCAGCAAGAATCTTGATTAATGTATTTCCCCAAACTGTAAACTATTCCCTTAACGACAGCCCCATCTAATAGAAAACATCTAAAAGAATCTAATATCCAAAATGTGCCGGTTATTTCACTGAACCTCTTCTCTCTCCTTACTTCAGGCATGAGTGACTCCAGCCCATCTGATACGGTTGTGGGGGTCCTAGTCGTCCTTCTAGTAGGCCTAATtcttttgctgattttcttGTACAAAAAGTTAAACAGGGAGGCCGATGGACAATATACAATTCGGCGCATGGTCTATAAGGAAGGAGGGGTGAGGGACCGGGTGAGAGGTGCAGCATTAGCAGTGGAGACATTTACTGGCATCCAGCTGTGGCCTCGTGGTGATGCAAATGAGGATGGAGAGGAAATGCAGGAAATCCAAGACGAGGAGGGGCAGGTGGAGGGTGATGGTAGCCAGGGCAGTGACACGGAGGGAGAAGATGAACAGGAGGAGGATGACATGGGGAATGGCGGTCAGACAAAGAGCGAAGGAGGTCACTCTTCAAGCCATAACTCAAGTTTGGAGATTTCGGAGGCGGACGAGCAAGCCAGGCTGATGGATGGGCCAAACTCGAAAgaagagatggagaagaaaGGGGAGGAAAAGCAGGAGAAAGTGGGAGAAGagcaaaataaacaggaaacaaGTGGAGGGGCTGGACTGCTGATAGACCTAAAGAATTTCTCCGGAAGTGCCATTTGGTCTGGAGAAGAGGGAGGTGAGGGTAAAGGCGGGGATGTGACTGCACTGTGAGGACAGAATCAGGACATATGTATGGTGGAGACATTGGAAaaagtctctttttggtcacgTTTGTAAGCAGGATTTTAGAAATGCCGAGGTCAGAATTTTAAGTTCCCCTAAATGGCTgtttaaatatgtatatttttttgcttttctactctgataagggaaaaaaacaactctgtGAAATAGTGTAAAAATGCTGGAATCAACTTAGAAACACTCGCCACATGTAAGTTTTTCATTCCATCCAGACTCCTGAAACTTCTCAAATTCTCTGGGGACATGACCTCATTTTCTTAACTCCACATCCCGAGGCATCAGGATAAAAAGCTGACTGATGAATGAAGCTGTTAAACCCTGTTAAATACGCAGGAGTACACTATATTGGTTTCTGAATGTTTGTTAAGAACTATTAACCTTGATATTGTGGACTGTGTATTCCGTGTTTTTGTATCGTATGAAATCTTTGATCTAACTTacatgacaattaaaaaaacaggaaagatTTCACTGTGTTCacattgttttattgtcacatttcagaCAAGAAATTCACTGAATATGAATTGATGTAAGATCAGACTGATCACTGTTGATCGATCAAATGTTTCTAGAACTACAGGCCATGTAGGCAGATTAGAAAGATGTCACCTTGTGCTCTGTCATGAGCGTAGATTTGGTGTAACATTGTGGGAGAACACTTGAAAGCGGGGTCTAGGTGTCCTCCTTCAGAAACGTCTGGGCATCAAACCCTTAATCTTCTGCAATCCAATCATTTTTTATGTCCCATTTTGTGCTTTTCATACCTCATTAGTGTATGGTGGACATGCCTTTACTCAaacatgtaaagaaaaacacacagttttgGCACACGTAAgcgataagataagataaggtTTATGCTTTAGTGTCTTTATTGAAATTCTGGATGACTTTTCCCTTTTAGACATACAAGACAGACaagttaagaaaataaaatacgaataaaaataagtaaatagtGGACTCAAATACGTAAAAAGAAATCTTTACAACAAATGTACAAAGAATGTGCAAGTGGCATTGCGAAGTGATACAGTGAGTGCAAATACAAAGCGGTTTCCTCATTGTGCTTGAGCATGAGGTAGTTATGGTTAGAGTCTAAAGTCTTTGTGTCTGTGCAGGGAGAGGGGGTGTTATGCAGGACACAACTCTGAGGTAGTTCCTTAGTCTGTTAGTTTTGGTCTTTATTGTTCTGAACCGCTTCCCAGATGGTAGTGGTTCAAACAGAGACTTACCTAGGTGTGTGCTGTCCATTGAAATGCTTCTGGCCTTCTTCCTCAGTCTGCTGGTATAGACTGTGTCGAGGTGAGGGAGCTCTAAGTCAGTGATACACTGGGCCGCCTTCACCACTAAgcaaccactgtgcagctcacAAATCACACAATGATACAGTTTGTCGCATAGAAACCAATCAACAGTTTCTAGGGGAGGTGGGATTTTCTCAGCTTTCTGACAAAGAAAAGTCCCTGTTGGTCTTTATTGACCAGGTATGAGGTGTTGGCAGTCCAAGACAAATGGTTTGAGACGCTGAGTCCCAGGAACTTTAGAGGGTTTCCATAGCTTCTCCGTGGATGTGGAGAGTAGGTAGTCCATTCCTTTTGTCCTCctgacgttttttttgttgatgaCCACATTGTAGTCCTCAAACCACCCTTTATGTCAACTCATTATTGTCCATGATGAGTCCCACCACTGTGGTGTCATCGGAAAATTTACCTGTGGAGTTAGATGTGTGAATGGGGGTACAGTCCATTGTAAACAGTGTGAAGTTGGGGCTCAACACACAAGCCTGTGGGGTTCCTGTGTTCAAGGTGAGGACAGAAGAGGTATGGTGTCCTCACCTAATGTGGCCTTCCTGTGAGGAAGTCCACGATCCAGAACAGAAATTATGgtgtgttttcaaaataaaagccctttGCTTCTTCAAACTTTCTGGCCAATAATCCACACTACACCTGTCCTGTTCttctatttatgtttttttattattatgtattattgCTAGTTACATGGCCTAATATGTTCTTCTATTCATGgttatttattattatgtattattgCTAGTTACATGGCCTaatatgaaatgtaaaaatgattaataagAAGCTATATATTCGGTTAATATGCATATTTCTTTGCTGTGTGGTCATAATCATCGTAGAATAAGATAATAACAACAGTGTCACTATTAAAActtaccaaaaataaactgcgcttttgtcattttagagacAGTAATCCATTTACTGAGATAGGAGGGCGTAGATGGGGATGTAGCTCAGTGGTAGAGCGCATGCTTCGCATGTATGAGGTCCCGGGTTCAATCCCCGGCATCTCCAGATTCATAGGAAGCACTTCTTTTCTTGCTCACACAGAAACCAGCAGGAAAGAGGGAAGACAGTGAACCGTGGTAAACTAAGCCCTTAAAGGAAGCATTTTTCAGCACAGCACCGTATGGCACATTTTAATCGTGAGTACTGAGAGACGCTTGCGATTGGAGAATGGGACAACTCGCTCGAATCCTATTGGTCGCTGTATACCCTGGAGGCGTGGTCCACGCACGCGAATGCCATTTTTCGCCGGCTGAGTTTGTTCCA is a window from the Acanthochromis polyacanthus isolate Apoly-LR-REF ecotype Palm Island chromosome 23, KAUST_Apoly_ChrSc, whole genome shotgun sequence genome containing:
- the si:ch211-119e14.1 gene encoding retrotransposon-like protein 1 — translated: MSDSSPSDTVVGVLVVLLVGLILLLIFLYKKLNREADGQYTIRRMVYKEGGVRDRVRGAALAVETFTGIQLWPRGDANEDGEEMQEIQDEEGQVEGDGSQGSDTEGEDEQEEDDMGNGGQTKSEGGHSSSHNSSLEISEADEQARLMDGPNSKEEMEKKGEEKQEKVGEEQNKQETSGGAGLLIDLKNFSGSAIWSGEEGGEGKGGDVTAL